The Oenanthe melanoleuca isolate GR-GAL-2019-014 chromosome 1, OMel1.0, whole genome shotgun sequence genome segment TGCTACCAGAATATTTGCTCTTTCCCTATAGCCTGGGCCCAAATCCCACTGTGagggccagctctgcctgaccatcaaagcccagcagagccctgcagtgctgcctgtgtACATCAGCATCATGGCACATCCCGAGCTCCCTTCCTACAGCAAGCGGTACTTTGTAGAAGATCCTGACTCTCTGAAGCCATTAGAATGACAGATGGGGAATTCCTGGGAGGAGTTTGATGACTGATTTCACaagcccaggagctgtgggctCCTGAAGCTGGCTGAAGATGTTTTAGCAGGCGATGACACCGTgacagcagcccaggcagagtCACACCTCAGCCTCCCGAGGCTGGGCACGGCTGTGCCGTGATGCCTGGCGTGCCTCACTGCACCCAGAGGGAATTCTGCTCTGGGCAAGGCTGgggagccagcaggagctgcaatTGGCCAGGCTCAACCCTCCAGGCACTGCTCCAAAAATAGCTCTGAAATAGAGCTGTGGGAATCCCTGCCTGAAACTGAGCTTCAGAAAACGCGATTATTGACAATGTCCCAGAGGGCAGCAGCTCTCTTTGAACTCTGTGTCCACAGGCACTAAGTGTGCTAGTGTCTCTGGACAGAAAAGTCACCCAAACAGGTGATATGTGTGGCTACATGTCTGTTATGCTGCATGGTTTTCATTCTACAgcactgttttaaaaattacaaattaaaatgtaaGTAGGAGGAGCAAGCAAACCACCCCACTTTTATATCACACTGTAGCACAGGTGTTACCAGCTCAGGTCAGGAGAGGGATAAGGAATGCTCAAACAATGATTTTATGTGGtctttatttaaacaaaatgtgCAAATGGAAGCAGACGTTTCACATTCCTTTTTGCTAAGCAAATTTATGCATTTTACATTGGACAATACAGGCTCTCACAATACATGCTGCAGTTTTACACCCTCCAGAACCCAACACTGATGCCAAACAAGCATCATCAGTGGGCTGGGGATACAGCATTCACAGAGACTATCAGAGGAGACAGCCACATCAAACTGCTCCTAAGCATCTCACATTTTACAGCTGGATCACTGCAGACTGAAAGAATTACACCATCACAGACCCACTACAGACATTAGCACAGGCAACAGATAGGAGAGAGTAAAAAATAAAGGTTCAGGACATCCTCAATTGACTGAAAGCTAATTGGTGTGGCATGTTGTGGGTGGTACTGATATCTGTGGAGGCACACACTGAAATCACCTCCAGAGTTTCTGAGAGCCTTTCAATCCTGATAAGACTTCACAAGGAGCCACATGAGGATCACAGTAATCAGGACAACCATGAAGTTGAGGCAAATTTCTCGTGTGGAAAGTTCCATTTTTTGGGGAGTAATGAGGAGAGAGCAGGGGTcagcaggcagagagcaaaGGGAAAACTCCAGTGACTTGCTTGGATGTGTCCTTGAGCTCAACCTTCAGGTCACaggctcttaaaaaaaaaaaaaaaaaaaaaaagtaagggaCAGATGCATGAAGGTGGCAGATTCAGTAGAGCTTTTTATGTTGGTCTAAATAAATGTTGCTTCAGTGGCCAGGAGTCAGTAAGCACTGGGGTGCCAAGAAGTAAAATTCATCTTTGGCAGCTTATCACCTTCTTTGATTTCCTGCAAGGACGTTCCCAGTGTTATCCCAAAAACAGTGCACAGGGGTGAGCAGTCTGTGGAAGTCAATGCTGCTTTCTGCAAGCTTTTTCAAGTAAATAATGTCCAAGCCCCATTTGAACTTTGAGCAAATATACATGCTAAATATACTATTGCTAAGAGGTTTGAAATTCCTATGTTTGTCAGTGTATTATTTTAAGAAGCTAAGTGCAAACTATTATTTTATAGGGAAAGacaaataaatctgaattatttGTTGCTACTAAAAATACAAGGAGAGCCTAAGGTTAGATGTTTTCGTTTCTGAAGAAATTCACAAATTTTGTGAGTCATTTCCATAGATGAAATAGaattttctcaagaaaattCTCTGCATTTACTCAATACTGAATAATCAATACTCAATACTCAATATTcaagaaaatttctgcctttcctgaaattttgaattgaaaaattgaaaaaaaggaaaaattgaattgaaaaatgctaaaaatcTTGTATTTCAAAAATCCCATTCAAGTTGTAATCAAAAACTTTTCATTTGGTTATTGCTTCTATTTACTTTATGAGAgcaatttctgaattttatatGATTTTGGAGTTCATGCACTGAAAAAAGATAATACTTTATCATTAATATCATGCACTAATCTCTGCACACCctataaataaaacaagaacCTTTTAACAAATGAAGCATTAAGTCTAGACAAAGAATTTCAGCTACACAACCAGATTAGGCTGTAACATCTCTGGTGCAAATGAGAAGCCTTGGGACCATACCAGCATGAAGATAGTttcaattactttaaaattactttagcTTGcagattaaatattaaaagcttAGTGCATGCAGTTAACAAATTCCTACATTTTCAAGCTGTTTTGCCAGCCTTCTATATCCTTGCACACGAGAAAATCTGACCTGATAAGTAAGGCAGTTCTTTTACCTTGAGGAGGTAAATGGAGCCCTGTGGTTCTGCCTCAGGACCTTGGGTCACTGCAGGGAATTTTTCCCTCCAAGCTTCTGCCTATGTCCCTCTCAGTCTGgatgctctgtccctgtgtgggCACTAAAGTAGGCTGAGGGTGGAGACCAACAAGTGCATTGGCAATCCAGGTGCTGACATCACCCcccccaaatatttttaaagggcTAAGCTGGGCTGCAAATTTGGTTAAGGCTGTTTATGCAGTGGGCTCTGTGGGCTGATTTGCTTCTTTTGGCACGGTGCTGTActaacagcagagctgtgtgcatcCCTTGGGAGTCAATTTGATATGATAGAGAATTTCATGcaatcatagaatggttttggttggaaggaaccttaaaaagCATCTAATTCCAATCCCCTGCcgtggacagggacaccttccactagaccaggttgctcagagccccatccagcctggccttgaacacttctgggaattggggcatccacagcttctctgagcaacctgtttcagtgtttcacaccctcacagtgaagaatttcttcctaatatctaacctaaacctaCTCTTTGAGCTACAAGCTATTCCCCCATGTTCTGTCACTAAATTCTTTCTTTTGGCCTGTTGATGTCTTCCTCAGtgtggggaaagagaaagaaagagccACTTGAAGAGTTCTGCTTGCAGAGCCAAGGATGTCAAAACCATTTCCAGGTGCTCCATATGGAGCCTGTCTACACAACTACCTTTTTGGTACAGTGCAGCTGTTGCTGTTCCACATACCTCTAGTCTGCACAGCTTCTTGAGTTCATATGCATTTAAAAGAAGGTGGATATGAGCAAAATACACTTTCCATTTCAATACAAATAACTGAAACAGGATCTTTTGCTGGATAGAAAGGTTTGAGACTCATTTGCattgaaaaatacagaacacTTTTTAAAGAACTGCTTACACTCTTGCATGCTCTTCCCCTACTGAATTTCAGTACTAGTGTGAATGCTTCACCTATCTGAGCATACAGAGAAGTATTTCTGCCACCATGCAGTGTTCCACCTCAAAAAGAGACTGCTCTGTGGCCTAGGGAGCTGTAACCCCAACATTCCCTTATCTTTGCTCAAGGCACTGCTAGAActtgctgtgagcaggaacaaGGAGCTGCTATTTGCTCCATGTGAATGGCCACAGCAGAGCGAGCTGGAATGAactgggagcagccagtgccATGGGTTTCCCCCTACTTGGAAAAGACAAGTATTTCCACTGAAGTCAGAGGGGCCACTTCTGCAACACTTCTACCAGAGGAGTGGGGGGATCCTGCTCAGGTTTAAGTGTGTAAGGCTATCCACAGCACTGACCTTATTCTCACTGCCAAACACCTTGTGACACACGGAGTGCAGATTATTTATTGATTCTGATGCCTtccatatatttatattcagGCATGCTGGGACATACTTTAGCTCAGTGTATCCAAGTTTGTTTGTCACCATcctcctccctgagctccaggtTTGTCCCTCTGCACCATTGCTGGCACTCACATCACGGGACCATGGCCTGgtgagccagggcagctggctggaaagctgcccagtggaaaacacaacaaaacaaatagCTGTGGGTAACCAGGGGGGTGGAGGGGAGGGCTGCTTGGGTTTTGCTGGATGATCTCCCTAAATAGTCTTCCCATGGGATCAGTGGAGGCAGGAGGGGGATCAGAACAGTAGATTTCCTTTTCATGGCTTTGACTGCCTTGCCACTGCCCTCCTACAAGCAGGCAGCACGTTCAAAGGGGCCAGTGTGCTGTGTGGGAGCCTGGTGCTGAAGCACACAGATCAAACTGCAAAGGCTTCAAGCCATGCCCCACTCAGGAGTTACATGCCTAAGCAGGTTTGCAGGGTCCTGTTATGATGCATGCTCTGCTGAGCCATCCCTTTAGGGAAAACTTGGGCAAACATCCCACACTTACAGGGATTTGGGATATCCAGGGTGAAAATGCTCCTTTTAGCCAGAGGGAAGCAAGATTATGACTACCATGAGCCTACCCTAGACTAATTCCTCCCTTGGCATGTTCTGAAGCAGAAATTTGTGAATTTCTCATGCTATACCCATTTACTTCACCTTGAATCACATAAATCTTCACcagagaaaagatgaaacatTTGAATGCCATTCACCCTAATTATTAAATATTCCACAGCACTGCCTAAATATTCCCCTTGGGCTATGGAAACCTTGGGATTCATTTTACTCTctgctaacaaaaaaaaaaagtgcattttttaacTTAGAACCCATCTGGTCCCCAGGCTCAGGTCCCCTGCACTTCCACACTGACAGAGagcttcttcctcctctgtgccagctcaTCTCCTTCTTCTTTAATATCCTGCAAGACAGCTAGAAAACTTCCCTTCTTCAAAGCAGGGAAACAGCACTATAAATGTCATTAATCACAATACACACAATGAACAGCCTAACTCAACTCTACAGGCACTGAtgtttctctcattttctgtgctgaggaTCTTGCAGTAGACCATGGATGAGCACACAGAATCACAAGCATTCACTGTTGAACAAGAACAAAGTTCATCTAATTCAGTACACTGACTGGTAGTATatggaaatacaggaaatatAGCATGATCTTTGCCTAGATATTCTCAAACATCTGGGATTCAGTCTACTGGGATTGCTAGGTAGGGACTACAAACAGGCTGGGTTTATGGCTCCCTCTTGCTCATTCCAATAATAATTCTACATCAGGCAACTTGTTCATAGTTCAGCTTTACCTATATATTACATAAGGTAcacaaagacacacacacatgcacagactTGTGAAAAAAAAGGGCTTAGCACTGACCAGGAGGTCCAATAAACACCCCTGAGTTGTGGAATGTGCCTGGATGCTATCAGTGAATCCAATCAGAGTTTGAA includes the following:
- the SLN gene encoding sarcolipin, which translates into the protein MELSTREICLNFMVVLITVILMWLLVKSYQD